A genomic segment from Gossypium hirsutum isolate 1008001.06 chromosome D04, Gossypium_hirsutum_v2.1, whole genome shotgun sequence encodes:
- the LOC107959470 gene encoding 60S ribosomal protein L27-3: MVKFLKPNKAVVVLQGRYAGRKAVIVKSFDEGTRDRPYGHCLVAGIKKYPSKVIRKDSSKKTAKKSRVKCFLKLVNYQHVMPTRYTLDVDLKDVVTVDSLQSKDKKVSACKATKQKLEERFKTGKNRWFFTKLRF, translated from the coding sequence ATGGTGAAGTTCCTGAAGCCAAACAAGGCGGTGGTTGTCCTTCAGGGTCGCTACGCCGGTCGTAAGGCGGTGATCGTCAAATCCTTCGACGAAGGAACCCGCGACCGCCCTTACGGTCACTGTTTGGTTGCAGGGATTAAGAAATACCCAAGCAAAGTTATCCGAAAGGACTCTTCCAAGAAAACGGCCAAGAAATCCCGCGTGAAATGCTTCCTCAAGCTCGTCAATTACCAGCACGTGATGCCGACGCGTTACACCTTGGATGTGGACTTGAAGGATGTGGTCACCGTCGACTCCCTCCAAAGCAAGGACAAGAAAGTCTCTGCTTGCAAGGCTACCAAGCAGAAGCTCGAGGAGAGGTTTAAGACTGGGAAAAACAGGTGGTTTTTCACAAAGTTAAGGTTTTGA
- the LOC107959472 gene encoding uncharacterized protein gives MGSLQEEELVQMVQDFIESEPSSPIVPSNHLQSSNHLAQLSTLQEILRCRTDTERKVIEIVLKHIRSKRDVQKSSGLKKWLAMRLKMNGFNASLRQTCWVTSSGCPAGDYEYVDIVMENENGETVRLIVDIDFKSQFELARPSPTYKELTDALPSIFIGSEEKLREIISVVCSAAKQSFREAGLHVPPWRTTTYMHSKWLSATPNVNGGFGKVNGEPKPRGGALGFSKWTPPMVKPKTQNRELGGGGSALSSQFSNMGINCC, from the exons ATGGGAAGCTTGCAAGAAGAAGAACTGGTTCAAATGGTTCAAGACTTCATAGAATCAGAACCATCTTCACCCATAGTTCCTTCAAACCACCTTCAATCTTCTAACCATCTTGCTCAACTTTCTACTTTACAG GAGATTCTTAGGTGTAGAACAGATACTGAGAGAAAGGTTATTGAGATTGTGTTGAAGCATATTAGAAGCAAAAGGGATGTCCAAAAGTCTAGTGGTTTGAAGAAGTGGCTTGCCATGAGGCTCAAAATGAATGGATTTAATGCTTCTTTACGTCAAACATGTTGGGTTACGTCCTCAGGATGTCCTGCTG GTGATTATGAATATGTTGACATAGTGATGGAGAATGAAAACGGTGAGACGGTGAGGTTGATAGTAGACATAGATTTCAAGTCCCAATTTGAACTTGCAAGGCCTTCACCAACCTACAAGGAGTTGACAGATGCTCTGCCATCCATCTTTATAGGAAGTGAAGAAAAGCTGAGGGAGATTATATCCGTGGTTTGCTCGGCTGCCAAACAGTCGTTTAGAGAGGCAGGGTTGCATGTACCACCATGGAGGACCACTACCTACATGCACTCCAAGTGGCTCTCTGCCACTCCTAATGTTAACGGTGGTTTTGGCAAAGTAAATGGGGAACCTAAACCAAGAGGTGGAGCGCTTGGTTTTAGCAAATGGACACCTCCAATGGTAAAGCCTAAGACCCAGAATAGGGAATTGGGTGGTGGCGGCTCTGCCTTGTCCAGTCAGTTTTCTAACATGGGCATAAACTGCTGCTAA
- the LOC107959473 gene encoding WD repeat-containing protein 55 — protein MEASLGEIPFGIDFHPSKELVAVSLITGDLHLYKYNTDNSSLQRCLDLHAHAESCRTVRFINGGQAVATGSKDCSILATDVETGSVIARLENAHENAINSLINLTESTVATGDDEGCIKVWDTRQRSCSGSINAHEDYISDMNFVSDSMKLLTTSGDGTLSVCNLRTYKVQTRSEFSEDELSSVVVMKNGRKVICGSQGGTLLLYSWGFFKDCSDRFVDLSPNSVEAMLKLDEDRLITGSENGLISLVGILPNRIIQPIAEHSEYPVEGLAFSHDRRFLGSISHDQMLKLWDLNEILQGSENAAKGQDASSDSDSDGMDVDDNPSHSKKGTKTKNANKGGAGFSGSNNFFADL, from the exons ATGGAGGCCAGTTTAGGGGAAATTCCCTTTGGCATCGACTTTCATCCTTCAAAAGAACTTGTCGCTGTTTCTCTCATCACCGGAGATCTTCATCT ATACAAATATAATACAGATAATTCCTCGCTACAAAG ATGCTTGGACTTACATGCTCATGCTGAGTCCTGTAGAACAGTTCGGTTTATCAATGGCGGACAAG CTGTGGCTACGGGTTCAAAAGATTGTTCTATTCTAGCCACGGATGTTGAAACCGGATCAGTAATTGCTCGTCTTGAAAATGCTCATGA GAATGCCATCAATAGTTTAATCAATCTTACAGAATCAACTGTTGCCACTGGAGACGATGAAGGCTGTATTAAG GTATGGGATACCCGACAACGATCATGCTCTGGCTCCATTAATGCTCATGAAGACTACATTTCAGATATGAATTTTGTATCTGATTCCATGAAATTGCTAACAACAAG TGGAGATGGGACTCTATCTGTTTGCAATCTTCGAACTTACAAA GTTCAGACACGCTCTGAATTCTCTGAAGACGAACTTAGTTCTGTTGTTGTTATGAAG AATGGTCGGAAAGTTATTTGTGGATCACAAGGTGGAACTTTGCTGTTATATTCGTGGGGATTTTTTAAGGACTGCAG TGATCGTTTTGTTGATCTTTCTCCAAATTCTGTGGAGGCTATGTTGAAG CTTGATGAAGATAGACTCATTACAGGATCTGAGAATGGACTCATCAG CCTAGTAGGCATATTACCTAACAGAATCATACAACCAATTGCAGAGCATTCAGAATATCCAGTTGAGGGCCTTG CTTTTTCTCATGATAGAAGATTTCTTGGCAGTATATCACATGATCAGATGTTGAAG CTGTGGGATCTCAATGAGATATTGCAAGGTTCCGAAAATGCTGCAAAAGGTCAAGATGCCAGTTCAGACAGTGATAGTGATGGGATGGACGTGGATGATAATCCTTCTCATTCTAAGAAAG GGACCAAAACAAAAAATGCAAATAAAGGAGGAGCTGGGTTTAGCGGTTCAAACAACTTTTTCGCAGATCTTTAA
- the LOC107961414 gene encoding uncharacterized protein, giving the protein MNCVVGRKPGFVYTILGLFLSLSEKMEGESSSLQIHRTSSIENEPRTLSFDQIQYAREAAMYVVNTRSIEEAMNIFTQGLEPVVEVARDERETTTIEEIKR; this is encoded by the exons ATGAACTGTGTTGTTGGAAGAAAGCCAGGGTTTGTATATACAATTCTGGGTTTGTTTCTGAGTTTGTCTGAGAAAATGGAAGGGGAATCATCGAGCTTGCAGATTCATAGAACATCATCTATAGAGAACGAGCCAAGGACCTTGAGTTTTGATCAAATCCAATATGCAAGG GAGGCAGCCATGTATGTGGTGAATACCAGGAGCATAGAAGAAGCCATGAATATCTTCAcacag GGACTAGAGCCGGTAGTTGAAGTTGCGAGGGACGAGAGGGAAACGACGACGATAGAAGAAATAAAGAGATAG